In one Myripristis murdjan chromosome 5, fMyrMur1.1, whole genome shotgun sequence genomic region, the following are encoded:
- the tacc1 gene encoding transforming acidic coiled-coil-containing protein 1 isoform X2, producing MGGTLSQKKTSGPANSPSHSSTTSDSEGHFETPEAATPVHEPLPAPGELENNNTDTGRAELEEDEQLMVIGPAEDQKMLLNHNMGQGEPVISMGSPLEIGAQTQTAEQTENPPADSFPGTVPDSPSLRREHEMAECTTPTSVPAPEPSQSPAPVLVPAPSPDLPPATVPDPGSTHISSPAACTAPEAPEDTPPADPETLCNGLPHKTEHPRKSKSPKSKPPSLKIKSLESELAQENEEQELPVPKASYNFDPDSIDDSFNPFISGGSKIQNSPPPCGPKSLPRLEPLGGSLPVCEATSASITEEEVMEPPSDVKPVKLEFGLDEGEVSKPPTRKLGGKKTVSKVPAKKQRPKASGAASKPAPEPTVSEPVSQPVSEPVPDPIAETSSASVSESAAPLNLDDIPIPKSGTYNFDPSQWDDPNFNPFGSNSKTSPVLPRGSYNFDPDNFDDSVDPFKSSNTISNEDSSSSSPQLEKKEKDAGKQKPVTSKEEKKTKQTKKNKDRTITNSCKVQKYENQSLVLDVCNQEEDEVVVQAPEITQRVHHATDEEKLASTGIMGQTTDTQGGKGDSECNKARGKNQPINDISGIDEPEIKIADQIEEKDTCSLKHDMDEDISISKTSKVIGSEGEITATSSQDNIPLSEMDKAAVLTLIREEIITKEIEANEWKRKYEESRAEVLEMRKIVAEYEKTVAQMIEDEQQQKTLSCSKTVTQLTMERDQALADLNSVERSLSDLFRRYENLKTVLEGFKKNEEVLKKCAQEYLVRVKQEEQRYHTLKLHAEEKLDKANEEIAQVRGKANAESVALSASLRKEQMKVESLERAVLQKNQEIEELTKICDELIAKLGTD from the exons CTCTGACTCAGAGGGCCATTTTGAGACTCCTGAAGCAGCAACTCCAGTCCATGAACCTCTGCCGGCCCCAGGAGAGCTGGAGAACAACAACACTGATACAGGCAGAGCAG AACTGGAGGAGGATGAGCAGCTGATGGTGATTGGTCCTGCTGAGGATCAGAAAATGTTGCTCAACCACAACATGGGTCAGGGTGAGCCAGTGATCTCAATGGGCAGCCCGCTGGAAATAGGAGCCCAGACCCAAACAGCAGAACAAACAGAGAACCCTCCAGCAGACTCGTTCCCTGGGACTGTTCCTGATTCTCCCTCATTGAGGAGGGAGCACGAAATGGCTGAATGCACCACTCCAACCTCAGTCCCAGCTCCTGAGCCATCCCAGTCCCCAGCACCTGTCTTAGTCCCAGCTCCTTCCCCTGATCTGCCTCCAGCCACAGTACCTGACCCAGGTTCAACCCATATCAGCAGTCCAGCAGCCTGCACAGCTCCAGAGGCCCCTGAGGACACTCCCCCTGCTGACCCAGAAACATTGTGTAATGGCCTCCCTCACAAGACAGAGCATCCTCGAAAGAGCAAAAGCCCTAAGTCTAAGCCTCCGTCTCTCAAGATAAAGTCCTTGGAGAGCGAGCTGGCTCAGGAGAATGAGGAACAAGAACTCCCAGTTCCAAAGGCCAGCTACAACTTTGATCCTGACAGTATAGATGACAGCTTCAACCCTTTCATCAGTGGTGGATCCAAGATCCAGAACTCACCCCCTCCATGTGGTCCAAAGTCTCTCCCCAGGCTAGAGCCGCTCGGAGGCTCACTGCCTGTCTGTGAGGCAACCTCTGCATCTATAACGGAAGAGGAGGTGATGGAGCCACCTTCAGACGTGAAGCCCGTGAAGCTGGAGTTTGGTCTGGATGAAGGGGAAGTCAGCAAGCCTCCTACAAGGAAGTTAGGTGGGAAAAAGACAGTCAGCAAAGTCCCAGCCAAGAAGCAGAGGCCCAAAGCATCAGGGGCTGCTAGTAAACCAGCACCAGAACCGACAGTATCTGAACCAGTTTCTCAACCAGTATCAGAACCGGTGCCAGATCCAATCGCAGAGACTTCTTCCGCATCTGTTTCAGAGTCCGCCGCTCCTCTGAATCTGGATGATATTCCTATTCCCAAGTCAGGAACGTATAACTTTGATCCCAGTCAGTGGGATGACCCAAACTTCAATCCATTCGGTAGCAATAGTAAGACGAGCCCAGTGCTCCCAAGGGGTTCCTATAACTTTGACCCAGACAATTTTGATGACTCTGTGGACCCTTTCAAGTCCTCTAACACAATAAGTAACGAGGACTCATCCAGTAGCTCCCCACAGcttgagaaaaaagaaaaagatgcagGCAAACAGAAACCAGTGACctcaaaagaggaaaagaaaacaaagcaaacaaagaaaaacaaggacagGACAATCAC GAACTCCTGTAAAGTacagaaatatgaaaaccaGTCTTTGGTCCTTGACGTGTGTAATCAG GAGGAAGACGAGGTCGTGGTTCAGGCTCCAGAGATCACTCAGCGGGTTCATCACGCCACCGACGAGGAGAAGTTGGCCTCCACCGGCATCATGGGTCAGACCACAGACACCCAGGGGGGGAAAGGAGACTCAGAGTGCAATAAAGCACGAGGCAAAAATCAGCCCATCAACGATATATCTGGAATTGATG AGCCGGAGATCAAGATTGCAGACCAAATAGAGGAGAAGGACACCTGCAGTCTGAAACATGACATG GATGAAGATATATCCATCAGCAAAACATCAAAGGTAATTGGCAGTGAGGGCGAAATCACAGCGACCTCTTCCCAGGACAATATACCTCTGAGTGAGATGGACAAGGCCGCGGTGCTCACCCTGATTAGAGAGGAG ATCATCACTAAAGAGATTGAGGCCAATGAGTGGAAGAGAAAGTacgaggagagcagagcagaggttTTGGAGATGAG GAAAATAGTTGCAGAGTATGAGAAAACAGTCGCACAGATGATTG AGgacgagcagcagcagaagactcTGTCCTGCAGTAAGACTGTCACCCAGCTGACCATGGAGAGGGACCAGGCCTTGGCCGACCTCAACTCCGTGGAGCGCTCACTGTCCGACCTCTTCAGGAGGTATGAGAACCTGAAGACTGTCCTGGAGGGCTTCAAGAAG AATGAAGAGGTGCTGAAGAAGTGTGCGCAGGAGTATCTGGTGCGAGTCAAACAAGAGGAGCAGCGATACCACACCCTCAAGCTCCACGCTGAGGAGAAGCTGGATAA GGCTAATGAGGAGATCGCACAAGTGCGTGGCAAGGCCAATGCTGAGAGTGTGGCACTGAGCGCCAGCCTGAGGAAGGAGCAGATGAAAGTGGAGTCACTTGAAAGAGCTGTCCTCCAAAAG AATCAAGAGATTGAAGAGCTCACCAAGATCTGTGATGAACTGATTGCCAAGCTGGGAACAGACTGA
- the tacc1 gene encoding transforming acidic coiled-coil-containing protein 1 isoform X1: MSWLSPVSWAKWTWTAVRGAEGEEEEDEEGQEAREAREQRRERGEEEEERSQGCSSDSEGHFETPEAATPVHEPLPAPGELENNNTDTGRAELEEDEQLMVIGPAEDQKMLLNHNMGQGEPVISMGSPLEIGAQTQTAEQTENPPADSFPGTVPDSPSLRREHEMAECTTPTSVPAPEPSQSPAPVLVPAPSPDLPPATVPDPGSTHISSPAACTAPEAPEDTPPADPETLCNGLPHKTEHPRKSKSPKSKPPSLKIKSLESELAQENEEQELPVPKASYNFDPDSIDDSFNPFISGGSKIQNSPPPCGPKSLPRLEPLGGSLPVCEATSASITEEEVMEPPSDVKPVKLEFGLDEGEVSKPPTRKLGGKKTVSKVPAKKQRPKASGAASKPAPEPTVSEPVSQPVSEPVPDPIAETSSASVSESAAPLNLDDIPIPKSGTYNFDPSQWDDPNFNPFGSNSKTSPVLPRGSYNFDPDNFDDSVDPFKSSNTISNEDSSSSSPQLEKKEKDAGKQKPVTSKEEKKTKQTKKNKDRTITNSCKVQKYENQSLVLDVCNQEEDEVVVQAPEITQRVHHATDEEKLASTGIMGQTTDTQGGKGDSECNKARGKNQPINDISGIDEPEIKIADQIEEKDTCSLKHDMDEDISISKTSKVIGSEGEITATSSQDNIPLSEMDKAAVLTLIREEIITKEIEANEWKRKYEESRAEVLEMRKIVAEYEKTVAQMIEDEQQQKTLSCSKTVTQLTMERDQALADLNSVERSLSDLFRRYENLKTVLEGFKKNEEVLKKCAQEYLVRVKQEEQRYHTLKLHAEEKLDKANEEIAQVRGKANAESVALSASLRKEQMKVESLERAVLQKNQEIEELTKICDELIAKLGTD; the protein is encoded by the exons ATGTCTTGGCTGTCACCAGTGTCATGGGCCAAATGGACGTGGACGGCGGTgcgaggagcagagggagaggaggaagaggatgaggaggggcAGGAGGCGAGGGAGGCGAGGGAGCaacgcagagagagaggagaggaagaggaggagagatctCAAGGCTGCAG CTCTGACTCAGAGGGCCATTTTGAGACTCCTGAAGCAGCAACTCCAGTCCATGAACCTCTGCCGGCCCCAGGAGAGCTGGAGAACAACAACACTGATACAGGCAGAGCAG AACTGGAGGAGGATGAGCAGCTGATGGTGATTGGTCCTGCTGAGGATCAGAAAATGTTGCTCAACCACAACATGGGTCAGGGTGAGCCAGTGATCTCAATGGGCAGCCCGCTGGAAATAGGAGCCCAGACCCAAACAGCAGAACAAACAGAGAACCCTCCAGCAGACTCGTTCCCTGGGACTGTTCCTGATTCTCCCTCATTGAGGAGGGAGCACGAAATGGCTGAATGCACCACTCCAACCTCAGTCCCAGCTCCTGAGCCATCCCAGTCCCCAGCACCTGTCTTAGTCCCAGCTCCTTCCCCTGATCTGCCTCCAGCCACAGTACCTGACCCAGGTTCAACCCATATCAGCAGTCCAGCAGCCTGCACAGCTCCAGAGGCCCCTGAGGACACTCCCCCTGCTGACCCAGAAACATTGTGTAATGGCCTCCCTCACAAGACAGAGCATCCTCGAAAGAGCAAAAGCCCTAAGTCTAAGCCTCCGTCTCTCAAGATAAAGTCCTTGGAGAGCGAGCTGGCTCAGGAGAATGAGGAACAAGAACTCCCAGTTCCAAAGGCCAGCTACAACTTTGATCCTGACAGTATAGATGACAGCTTCAACCCTTTCATCAGTGGTGGATCCAAGATCCAGAACTCACCCCCTCCATGTGGTCCAAAGTCTCTCCCCAGGCTAGAGCCGCTCGGAGGCTCACTGCCTGTCTGTGAGGCAACCTCTGCATCTATAACGGAAGAGGAGGTGATGGAGCCACCTTCAGACGTGAAGCCCGTGAAGCTGGAGTTTGGTCTGGATGAAGGGGAAGTCAGCAAGCCTCCTACAAGGAAGTTAGGTGGGAAAAAGACAGTCAGCAAAGTCCCAGCCAAGAAGCAGAGGCCCAAAGCATCAGGGGCTGCTAGTAAACCAGCACCAGAACCGACAGTATCTGAACCAGTTTCTCAACCAGTATCAGAACCGGTGCCAGATCCAATCGCAGAGACTTCTTCCGCATCTGTTTCAGAGTCCGCCGCTCCTCTGAATCTGGATGATATTCCTATTCCCAAGTCAGGAACGTATAACTTTGATCCCAGTCAGTGGGATGACCCAAACTTCAATCCATTCGGTAGCAATAGTAAGACGAGCCCAGTGCTCCCAAGGGGTTCCTATAACTTTGACCCAGACAATTTTGATGACTCTGTGGACCCTTTCAAGTCCTCTAACACAATAAGTAACGAGGACTCATCCAGTAGCTCCCCACAGcttgagaaaaaagaaaaagatgcagGCAAACAGAAACCAGTGACctcaaaagaggaaaagaaaacaaagcaaacaaagaaaaacaaggacagGACAATCAC GAACTCCTGTAAAGTacagaaatatgaaaaccaGTCTTTGGTCCTTGACGTGTGTAATCAG GAGGAAGACGAGGTCGTGGTTCAGGCTCCAGAGATCACTCAGCGGGTTCATCACGCCACCGACGAGGAGAAGTTGGCCTCCACCGGCATCATGGGTCAGACCACAGACACCCAGGGGGGGAAAGGAGACTCAGAGTGCAATAAAGCACGAGGCAAAAATCAGCCCATCAACGATATATCTGGAATTGATG AGCCGGAGATCAAGATTGCAGACCAAATAGAGGAGAAGGACACCTGCAGTCTGAAACATGACATG GATGAAGATATATCCATCAGCAAAACATCAAAGGTAATTGGCAGTGAGGGCGAAATCACAGCGACCTCTTCCCAGGACAATATACCTCTGAGTGAGATGGACAAGGCCGCGGTGCTCACCCTGATTAGAGAGGAG ATCATCACTAAAGAGATTGAGGCCAATGAGTGGAAGAGAAAGTacgaggagagcagagcagaggttTTGGAGATGAG GAAAATAGTTGCAGAGTATGAGAAAACAGTCGCACAGATGATTG AGgacgagcagcagcagaagactcTGTCCTGCAGTAAGACTGTCACCCAGCTGACCATGGAGAGGGACCAGGCCTTGGCCGACCTCAACTCCGTGGAGCGCTCACTGTCCGACCTCTTCAGGAGGTATGAGAACCTGAAGACTGTCCTGGAGGGCTTCAAGAAG AATGAAGAGGTGCTGAAGAAGTGTGCGCAGGAGTATCTGGTGCGAGTCAAACAAGAGGAGCAGCGATACCACACCCTCAAGCTCCACGCTGAGGAGAAGCTGGATAA GGCTAATGAGGAGATCGCACAAGTGCGTGGCAAGGCCAATGCTGAGAGTGTGGCACTGAGCGCCAGCCTGAGGAAGGAGCAGATGAAAGTGGAGTCACTTGAAAGAGCTGTCCTCCAAAAG AATCAAGAGATTGAAGAGCTCACCAAGATCTGTGATGAACTGATTGCCAAGCTGGGAACAGACTGA
- the tacc1 gene encoding transforming acidic coiled-coil-containing protein 1 isoform X3, with the protein MVIGPAEDQKMLLNHNMGQGEPVISMGSPLEIGAQTQTAEQTENPPADSFPGTVPDSPSLRREHEMAECTTPTSVPAPEPSQSPAPVLVPAPSPDLPPATVPDPGSTHISSPAACTAPEAPEDTPPADPETLCNGLPHKTEHPRKSKSPKSKPPSLKIKSLESELAQENEEQELPVPKASYNFDPDSIDDSFNPFISGGSKIQNSPPPCGPKSLPRLEPLGGSLPVCEATSASITEEEVMEPPSDVKPVKLEFGLDEGEVSKPPTRKLGGKKTVSKVPAKKQRPKASGAASKPAPEPTVSEPVSQPVSEPVPDPIAETSSASVSESAAPLNLDDIPIPKSGTYNFDPSQWDDPNFNPFGSNSKTSPVLPRGSYNFDPDNFDDSVDPFKSSNTISNEDSSSSSPQLEKKEKDAGKQKPVTSKEEKKTKQTKKNKDRTITNSCKVQKYENQSLVLDVCNQEEDEVVVQAPEITQRVHHATDEEKLASTGIMGQTTDTQGGKGDSECNKARGKNQPINDISGIDEPEIKIADQIEEKDTCSLKHDMDEDISISKTSKVIGSEGEITATSSQDNIPLSEMDKAAVLTLIREEIITKEIEANEWKRKYEESRAEVLEMRKIVAEYEKTVAQMIEDEQQQKTLSCSKTVTQLTMERDQALADLNSVERSLSDLFRRYENLKTVLEGFKKNEEVLKKCAQEYLVRVKQEEQRYHTLKLHAEEKLDKANEEIAQVRGKANAESVALSASLRKEQMKVESLERAVLQKNQEIEELTKICDELIAKLGTD; encoded by the exons ATGGTGATTGGTCCTGCTGAGGATCAGAAAATGTTGCTCAACCACAACATGGGTCAGGGTGAGCCAGTGATCTCAATGGGCAGCCCGCTGGAAATAGGAGCCCAGACCCAAACAGCAGAACAAACAGAGAACCCTCCAGCAGACTCGTTCCCTGGGACTGTTCCTGATTCTCCCTCATTGAGGAGGGAGCACGAAATGGCTGAATGCACCACTCCAACCTCAGTCCCAGCTCCTGAGCCATCCCAGTCCCCAGCACCTGTCTTAGTCCCAGCTCCTTCCCCTGATCTGCCTCCAGCCACAGTACCTGACCCAGGTTCAACCCATATCAGCAGTCCAGCAGCCTGCACAGCTCCAGAGGCCCCTGAGGACACTCCCCCTGCTGACCCAGAAACATTGTGTAATGGCCTCCCTCACAAGACAGAGCATCCTCGAAAGAGCAAAAGCCCTAAGTCTAAGCCTCCGTCTCTCAAGATAAAGTCCTTGGAGAGCGAGCTGGCTCAGGAGAATGAGGAACAAGAACTCCCAGTTCCAAAGGCCAGCTACAACTTTGATCCTGACAGTATAGATGACAGCTTCAACCCTTTCATCAGTGGTGGATCCAAGATCCAGAACTCACCCCCTCCATGTGGTCCAAAGTCTCTCCCCAGGCTAGAGCCGCTCGGAGGCTCACTGCCTGTCTGTGAGGCAACCTCTGCATCTATAACGGAAGAGGAGGTGATGGAGCCACCTTCAGACGTGAAGCCCGTGAAGCTGGAGTTTGGTCTGGATGAAGGGGAAGTCAGCAAGCCTCCTACAAGGAAGTTAGGTGGGAAAAAGACAGTCAGCAAAGTCCCAGCCAAGAAGCAGAGGCCCAAAGCATCAGGGGCTGCTAGTAAACCAGCACCAGAACCGACAGTATCTGAACCAGTTTCTCAACCAGTATCAGAACCGGTGCCAGATCCAATCGCAGAGACTTCTTCCGCATCTGTTTCAGAGTCCGCCGCTCCTCTGAATCTGGATGATATTCCTATTCCCAAGTCAGGAACGTATAACTTTGATCCCAGTCAGTGGGATGACCCAAACTTCAATCCATTCGGTAGCAATAGTAAGACGAGCCCAGTGCTCCCAAGGGGTTCCTATAACTTTGACCCAGACAATTTTGATGACTCTGTGGACCCTTTCAAGTCCTCTAACACAATAAGTAACGAGGACTCATCCAGTAGCTCCCCACAGcttgagaaaaaagaaaaagatgcagGCAAACAGAAACCAGTGACctcaaaagaggaaaagaaaacaaagcaaacaaagaaaaacaaggacagGACAATCAC GAACTCCTGTAAAGTacagaaatatgaaaaccaGTCTTTGGTCCTTGACGTGTGTAATCAG GAGGAAGACGAGGTCGTGGTTCAGGCTCCAGAGATCACTCAGCGGGTTCATCACGCCACCGACGAGGAGAAGTTGGCCTCCACCGGCATCATGGGTCAGACCACAGACACCCAGGGGGGGAAAGGAGACTCAGAGTGCAATAAAGCACGAGGCAAAAATCAGCCCATCAACGATATATCTGGAATTGATG AGCCGGAGATCAAGATTGCAGACCAAATAGAGGAGAAGGACACCTGCAGTCTGAAACATGACATG GATGAAGATATATCCATCAGCAAAACATCAAAGGTAATTGGCAGTGAGGGCGAAATCACAGCGACCTCTTCCCAGGACAATATACCTCTGAGTGAGATGGACAAGGCCGCGGTGCTCACCCTGATTAGAGAGGAG ATCATCACTAAAGAGATTGAGGCCAATGAGTGGAAGAGAAAGTacgaggagagcagagcagaggttTTGGAGATGAG GAAAATAGTTGCAGAGTATGAGAAAACAGTCGCACAGATGATTG AGgacgagcagcagcagaagactcTGTCCTGCAGTAAGACTGTCACCCAGCTGACCATGGAGAGGGACCAGGCCTTGGCCGACCTCAACTCCGTGGAGCGCTCACTGTCCGACCTCTTCAGGAGGTATGAGAACCTGAAGACTGTCCTGGAGGGCTTCAAGAAG AATGAAGAGGTGCTGAAGAAGTGTGCGCAGGAGTATCTGGTGCGAGTCAAACAAGAGGAGCAGCGATACCACACCCTCAAGCTCCACGCTGAGGAGAAGCTGGATAA GGCTAATGAGGAGATCGCACAAGTGCGTGGCAAGGCCAATGCTGAGAGTGTGGCACTGAGCGCCAGCCTGAGGAAGGAGCAGATGAAAGTGGAGTCACTTGAAAGAGCTGTCCTCCAAAAG AATCAAGAGATTGAAGAGCTCACCAAGATCTGTGATGAACTGATTGCCAAGCTGGGAACAGACTGA